The following nucleotide sequence is from Pseudomonas sessilinigenes.
CTGGGAGCGCAAGGCCGACGGCGGTTTTCCTGAAGCCAAGGTGCTCAAGCAGCGGGTGCGCGATTGCATCGACCCCGAGCGCGACCTGGGCCATAACGATCGTACTCAGTGAGAGCCCGATGCTGCCGGCGCCGCCTGGCCACCTGAGCCGGCGGACAAGCGACTCGAAACAACGATGGCGACAATGATCAGCGCGCCACCGAGCAGCATGCGCAGGGTCGGGGTCTCGCTGAATAGCAACCAGGCCACGGTAATCCCGTAGACCGGCTCCAGGGCGAATACCACGGCCGCCGTGCGGGCCTTGATCACTGCCAGGCTGGCCACGAACAGGCTATGGGCCAGGCCGGTGCAGAAGATCCCCAGCAGGCTGATCCACAGCCAGTCCATGGCTCGGACCTGGCCAAGCTCCGGCGCCGCCACCGGCAGCAGGCACAGGCCGACCACCAGGTTCTGGCACAACGCCGCCTGCACGGCAGGAACCCGCCCGGAGCTGGCGCGATTGTTCAGTGACAACAGGGCGAACAGCAGCCCCGAACCCATTGCCCAGAGCAGGCCCGAGGTCGCTTGGCTGGCCAGGTCGAAGTCCGGGGTGACCAGCACCAGCCCGATGCTGACCAGGGCCACCAGCAGCACTTCGTTGAAACGGATCCGCTCGCGGAAGATCAGGCCTTCGAGAATCACGGTGAAGGCCGGGAAGCTGGCAAATCCCAGCGTGGCGATGGCCACCCCGGCGACCTTGACCGCAATGAAGAAGCTCACCCAATGGCCGGCCAGCAGCAGGCCGCTGAGCAGCAGGCGCTGGTAGTCGCCAGTGCTGAGTTTTTGCCAGGGAGTCTGGCTGGCCAGGCGGGCGAAGAAGGCCAGGGCGAGTACGGCAAAGGCCGCGCGACCGAAGACAATGACTGCCGGCGAAGCCACGGCGAGTTTGCCGAGCACTCCGGTCAGGCCGAACATCAGTGCGCCGATATGCAGGGCGCCAAGGGCGGTGCGAGGAGTCATTTTTTTCCTTGAACACTGGTCGGGCCGGATTGGCCCTGGACGACAACGAGATCAGTCTACGGTGGACCCGATGGCGTCGTCTGTCGTGATCCTGGCGTGTTTTGTCGTGGAACTCGCGTGGGCCCCCTGCCTGAGCTGGCGTGGCGAGTGGCCGAACTCGCGCAGTATCGCTGCACCAAAGGCGCTCTGGGAGCTGTAGCCCACGCGGCTGGCGATTTCGCCAATGGGCAGCGTTGAGCCGCGCAAGAGTTCCAGGGCCATCTGCAGGCGTCGTTGACGCACATAGTCCATGGGGCTGCGTCCGCATTCGGCGATGAAGCGTGCATGCAGACGGGCACCTGACAGGCCGGCGATCCGAGCCAGGTCCGCCACCTGCAGCGGGTAGGCGGCGTGGCGGTCGATATGCGCGTTCAAGGCAGAGTAGGGCAGGCGGCGCTGGCCTGGCAGGCCGTCGCCAGCCTGGTTGAGGCTGGCCAACAGCAGCACTGCGCCTTGCTGGGCGATCAGCGGATCGTCCACCGGGCAGTCCGCCAGCCAGTTGACCAGGCGGCTCTGGTTCGGCGCCAGGACTCGGCGTTGGGCGTTATCCAGCAAGCGGCGGCTAGCTTGCGCATGTTCCCCCAGGTGTTGCCCAACCCATTGTTCTCCGGGGATGTCCAGCACCAGGCAACGGCTGCCTCCCGGGCTGCCACAGACGTGTCGGGCTCCAGCCGGTACCACCACGAAGCTCTGTTGCTGCACCAGGCTGCCGTGGCCTTCGACTTCGAAATCAAGCTGGCCCGAGAGGCCGAACACCAGCTGCGCATGCTCGTGGCTGTGGGCGATCAGATCGTGGCTGTAGTGGCGCAGGGTGAGGATAGATCCCATCGCGGTCTCCTTGGCAGATCGGCAGTCTACACCGGCCATCGGCTGTTTCGCCTTGTCATCGCACTGCCGTATATCTGTCATGGGCTATTAATCGCTGGGGAGCAAGCTCGCAAAAAATCCCGGAGAGCGTCCATGTCCCATGCCGAACTCGCCAAGCCCAGCCGCAAGCAGCGGGTGCGGACCCTATGGATTTCAGATGTGCACCTGGGCACCCGGGATTGCCAGGCCGAGCATCTGGCACGGTTTCTCAAGAGCTATCACGCGGATCGTATCTACCTGGTGGGCGACATCATCGATGGTTGGAAAATGCGCGGCGGCATGTATTGGCCCCAGGCCCATACCAATGTGATCCGGCGTTTGCTGACCATGAGCAAGCGCGGTACCGAGGTGATCTACGTCACCGGCAACCACGATGAATTCCTGCGGCGTTACTCCAAACTGATCCTGGGCAACATCCAGCTGGTGGACGAGGCGGTGCATGTCACCGCAGACGGGC
It contains:
- a CDS encoding DMT family transporter, with the translated sequence MTPRTALGALHIGALMFGLTGVLGKLAVASPAVIVFGRAAFAVLALAFFARLASQTPWQKLSTGDYQRLLLSGLLLAGHWVSFFIAVKVAGVAIATLGFASFPAFTVILEGLIFRERIRFNEVLLVALVSIGLVLVTPDFDLASQATSGLLWAMGSGLLFALLSLNNRASSGRVPAVQAALCQNLVVGLCLLPVAAPELGQVRAMDWLWISLLGIFCTGLAHSLFVASLAVIKARTAAVVFALEPVYGITVAWLLFSETPTLRMLLGGALIIVAIVVSSRLSAGSGGQAAPAASGSH
- a CDS encoding AraC family transcriptional regulator, yielding MGSILTLRHYSHDLIAHSHEHAQLVFGLSGQLDFEVEGHGSLVQQQSFVVVPAGARHVCGSPGGSRCLVLDIPGEQWVGQHLGEHAQASRRLLDNAQRRVLAPNQSRLVNWLADCPVDDPLIAQQGAVLLLASLNQAGDGLPGQRRLPYSALNAHIDRHAAYPLQVADLARIAGLSGARLHARFIAECGRSPMDYVRQRRLQMALELLRGSTLPIGEIASRVGYSSQSAFGAAILREFGHSPRQLRQGAHASSTTKHARITTDDAIGSTVD